From the Pomacea canaliculata isolate SZHN2017 linkage group LG4, ASM307304v1, whole genome shotgun sequence genome, one window contains:
- the LOC112561717 gene encoding sulfotransferase family cytosolic 1B member 1-like: protein MPAAYLELKDKFGNDLRFGNGGDIWYPPFPLVQDYRQHVKDIRQVELRPDDILVTGFPKTGTHWHNEILHMLRDGSPEFVTKPETRESLDYSTKKELLPPDNPRILATHFRYHHLPLQVWEKKVKVVYLTRNPKDTWVSLYNHAHGHSGLCNYNGPWNQFFEVMMDMGFWYGDWFDYVLDWEAKLSADKELDYIISPFEDLTLDPVGQIEKLDQFLGFNRGRELCERIAEACKFTNMKVVKDAQMPSEMKAKIWKENAPGFYRKGEVGDWRNWFTVAQNEAFDELYEKRMAGSQLTYRYV from the exons ATGCCTGCAGCTTACCTGGAGCTGAAGGACAAGTTTGGCAATGATCTGAGGTTTGGAAATGGAGGAGATATCTGGTACCCTCCCTTTCCCTTAGTACAAGATTATCGACAACACGTCAAAGACATCCGTCAGGTGGAGCTCCGTCCAGATGACATCCTCGTAACGGGTTTCCCCAAAACAG GAACTCACTGGCACAACGAGATCTTGCACATGCTGCGGGACGGATCACCGGAGTTCGTCACCAAACCCGAGACCAGAGAGTCCTTGGACTATTCAACAAAGAAAGAGTTATTGCCCCCTGATAATCCACGAATACTTGCCACTCATTTCCG CTACCATCATCTTCCTCTACAAGTGTGGGAGAAGAAAGTCAAGGTCGTGTACTTGACCCGAAACCCTAAGGACACGTGGGTTTCCCTTTACAACCACGCGCATGGACACTCGGGTCTCTGCAACTACAATGGTCCCTGGAATCAGTTCTTTGAAGTCATGATGGACATGGGAT TCTGGTACGGCGACTGGTTTGACTACGTGTTGGACTGGGAGGCGAAGTTGTCAGCTGACAAAGAACTCGACTACATCATCTCTCCCTTTGAAGACCTCACGCTG GACCCTGTAGGACAAATAGAGAAGCTGGACCAGTTCTTGGGATTCAACAGGGGCAGAGAACTGTGTGAGCGCATCGCGGAAGCTTGCAAGTTCACTAACATGAAGGTGGTCAAGGATGCGCAGATGCCGAgtgaaatgaaagcaaagatTTGGAAAGAAAACGCGCCAGGCTTCTACAGGAAAG GCGAGGTCGGGGACTGGAGGAACTGGTTCACTGTGGCCCAGAACGAGGCTTTCGACGAGCTGTACGAGAAACGTATGGCCGGCAGTCAGCTGACTTACAGATACGTGTGA